One genomic segment of Stenotrophomonas sp. 704A1 includes these proteins:
- a CDS encoding branched-chain amino acid aminotransferase — MSQSIPSFAVTRSDHPRSAEERAQILEKPGFGLHFTDHMVEVRWDKDTGWHNASVRAYGPLQLDPAAAVLHYGQEIFEGIKAYRHADGSIWTFRPDANGRRLQRSAQRLALPELPVEIFVESLKQLIAVDSAWVPSADESSLYFRPFMIGDEAFLGVRGAHKAGYYVIASPAGPYFAKGVAPVSIWLSTEYARAAKGGTGAAKCGGNYAASLLPQQKAQAQGCSQVLFLDPVEGKYLEELGGMNVFLVYRDGTLVTPELSGSILEGITRESILQLARDRGMKVEERKVSIDEWKQGVASGEIAEVFACGTAAVVTPIGQLKGEGFSVGDINAPAGEVTMSLRKELTDIQYGRLPDRHNWLVKLG; from the coding sequence GTGTCCCAGTCCATTCCCAGCTTCGCCGTCACCCGTTCGGACCACCCGCGCAGCGCTGAAGAGCGCGCCCAGATCCTGGAGAAGCCGGGCTTCGGCCTGCATTTCACCGACCACATGGTGGAAGTGCGCTGGGACAAGGACACCGGCTGGCACAACGCCAGCGTGCGCGCCTACGGCCCGCTGCAGCTGGACCCGGCCGCCGCCGTGCTGCACTACGGCCAGGAAATCTTCGAAGGCATCAAGGCCTACCGCCATGCCGACGGCTCGATCTGGACCTTCCGCCCGGACGCCAACGGCCGTCGCCTGCAGCGTTCGGCGCAGCGCTTGGCGCTGCCGGAACTGCCGGTGGAGATCTTCGTTGAATCGCTGAAGCAGCTGATCGCCGTCGACAGCGCCTGGGTGCCGTCGGCCGACGAGTCGAGCCTGTACTTCCGTCCGTTCATGATCGGCGACGAGGCCTTCCTCGGCGTGCGCGGCGCGCACAAGGCCGGTTACTACGTCATCGCCAGCCCGGCCGGCCCCTACTTCGCCAAGGGTGTCGCCCCGGTGTCGATCTGGCTGTCCACCGAGTACGCACGTGCGGCCAAGGGTGGCACCGGTGCCGCCAAGTGCGGTGGCAACTACGCCGCCTCGCTGCTGCCGCAGCAGAAGGCGCAGGCGCAGGGCTGCTCGCAGGTGCTGTTCCTCGACCCGGTCGAAGGCAAGTACCTGGAAGAACTGGGTGGCATGAACGTGTTCCTGGTCTACAGGGACGGCACCCTGGTCACCCCGGAACTGTCCGGCAGCATCCTCGAGGGCATCACCCGCGAGAGCATCCTGCAGCTGGCCCGCGACCGTGGCATGAAGGTCGAAGAGCGCAAGGTCAGCATCGACGAGTGGAAGCAGGGCGTGGCCTCCGGCGAGATCGCCGAAGTGTTCGCCTGCGGTACTGCTGCGGTGGTCACCCCGATCGGTCAGCTCAAGGGCGAGGGCTTCTCGGTCGGCGACATCAACGCGCCGGCCGGCGAGGTGACCATGTCGCTGCGCAAGGAACTGACCGACATCCAGTACGGCCGCCTGCCGGACCGCCACAACTGGCTGGTCAAGCTGGGCTGA
- a CDS encoding S8 family peptidase has translation MSQVTQARVRRVWVVLGASVLSSLLLATPALAGDVQLSGLQSAQTHQRFIVKYREGSAPVANTTALASSLKTAAAGLATSQGRALGLQQVRRLAVGPTLVRTDRPLDQAESELLMRKLAADPNVEYVEVDQIMRATLTPNDTRFSEQWGFGTSNASINVRPAWDKATGTGVVVAVIDTGITNHADLNANILPGYDFISDAAMARDGGGRDSNANDEGDWYGANECGPGIPASNSSWHGTHVAGTVAAVTNNSSGVAGTAFNAKVVPVRVLGKCGGYTSDIADAIVWASGGTVSGVPANANPAEVINMSLGGGGSCSTTYQNAINGAVGRGTTVVVAAGNSNTNVSSAVPANCPNVIAVAATTSAGARASFSNYGNGIDISAPGQSILSTLNSGTTTPGSASYASYNGTSMAAPHVAGVVALMQSVAPSPLSPAQVESIIKSTARPLPGACSGGCGAGIIDADAAVTAAINGTTPNPGGSELQNNVPVTGLGAASGASLSYTVNVPAGRSQLRVAISGGSGDADLYLRQGSAPTDTVYTCRPYLSGNSETCTVNSPAAGTWHVRVKAYSTFSGVTLNAQY, from the coding sequence ATGTCCCAGGTAACGCAAGCGCGTGTGCGTCGTGTGTGGGTGGTCCTTGGTGCGTCCGTCCTGTCATCGCTGCTGCTGGCCACGCCTGCGCTGGCCGGTGACGTCCAGCTCAGCGGCCTGCAGTCCGCGCAGACCCACCAGCGGTTCATCGTCAAGTACCGCGAAGGCAGCGCCCCGGTGGCCAACACCACCGCGCTGGCGTCCTCGCTGAAGACCGCTGCCGCCGGCCTGGCCACCAGCCAGGGCCGCGCGCTGGGCCTGCAGCAGGTACGCAGGCTGGCAGTGGGCCCGACCCTGGTCAGGACCGACCGTCCGCTGGACCAGGCCGAATCCGAACTGCTGATGCGCAAGCTCGCCGCCGATCCGAACGTGGAATACGTCGAGGTCGACCAGATCATGCGCGCCACGCTGACGCCCAATGACACCCGCTTCAGCGAACAATGGGGTTTCGGCACGTCCAACGCCTCGATCAACGTGCGTCCGGCGTGGGACAAGGCCACCGGCACCGGCGTGGTGGTGGCGGTGATCGACACCGGCATCACCAACCATGCCGACCTCAACGCCAACATCCTTCCCGGCTACGACTTCATCAGCGATGCCGCGATGGCGCGCGACGGCGGCGGCCGCGACAGCAACGCGAATGACGAGGGCGACTGGTACGGTGCCAATGAATGTGGCCCGGGCATTCCGGCCTCCAATTCCAGCTGGCACGGTACCCATGTTGCCGGCACCGTGGCCGCGGTGACCAACAACAGCAGCGGCGTGGCCGGTACCGCCTTCAACGCCAAGGTCGTTCCGGTGCGGGTGCTCGGCAAGTGCGGTGGCTACACCTCCGACATCGCCGATGCGATCGTCTGGGCCTCCGGTGGCACGGTCAGCGGTGTGCCGGCCAATGCCAACCCGGCCGAGGTCATCAACATGTCGCTGGGCGGCGGCGGCAGCTGCTCGACCACCTACCAGAACGCGATCAACGGCGCCGTCGGCCGCGGCACCACGGTGGTGGTGGCCGCCGGCAACAGCAACACCAATGTCTCCAGTGCAGTGCCGGCGAACTGCCCGAACGTGATCGCGGTGGCGGCGACCACCTCGGCCGGCGCGCGTGCCAGCTTCTCCAACTACGGCAACGGCATCGACATTTCCGCGCCGGGCCAGAGCATCCTGTCCACGCTCAACAGCGGCACCACCACGCCGGGCAGCGCCAGCTATGCCTCCTACAACGGCACCTCGATGGCAGCCCCGCACGTGGCGGGCGTGGTGGCACTGATGCAGTCGGTGGCGCCGAGCCCGCTCAGCCCGGCGCAGGTGGAGAGCATCATCAAGAGCACGGCCCGTCCGTTGCCCGGTGCCTGCTCCGGCGGCTGCGGCGCGGGCATCATCGATGCCGATGCGGCGGTGACGGCGGCGATCAACGGCACCACGCCCAACCCGGGTGGCAGCGAACTGCAGAACAACGTGCCGGTGACCGGCCTTGGCGCGGCCAGCGGTGCATCGCTGAGCTACACCGTCAACGTGCCGGCAGGCCGCTCGCAGCTGCGCGTGGCGATCAGCGGCGGCAGCGGTGATGCCGACCTGTACCTGCGCCAGGGCAGCGCACCGACCGACACCGTGTATACCTGCCGCCCGTACCTGAGTGGCAACAGCGAGACCTGCACCGTGAACAGTCCCGCCGCCGGGACCTGGCATGTGCGGGTGAAGGCCTACAGCACCTTCTCGGGCGTGACCCTCAACGCCCAGTACTGA
- a CDS encoding asparaginase domain-containing protein, with the protein MEELLVVTTGGTIDKIYFDDKSDYQIGDPQIGMILRELGVTFRFNVIPILRKDSLHINDEDRELIRATIAAQPTRHVLVTHGTDSMVQTGKVLATIADKTIVMTGALSPARFRGSDAEFNIGCAIGAVQSLPSGVYIAMNGRIFDPQHVRKNVAANRFESV; encoded by the coding sequence ATGGAAGAGCTCCTGGTCGTCACCACCGGTGGCACGATCGACAAGATCTACTTCGACGACAAGTCGGACTACCAGATCGGCGACCCGCAGATCGGCATGATCCTGCGTGAGCTGGGGGTCACCTTCCGTTTCAACGTGATCCCGATCCTGCGCAAGGATTCGCTGCACATCAATGATGAGGACCGCGAGCTGATCCGCGCCACCATCGCTGCGCAGCCGACCCGCCACGTGCTGGTGACCCACGGTACCGATTCGATGGTGCAGACCGGCAAGGTGCTGGCGACGATCGCCGACAAGACCATCGTGATGACCGGTGCGCTGAGCCCGGCACGCTTCCGTGGCTCGGATGCGGAATTCAACATCGGCTGCGCGATCGGCGCAGTGCAGTCGCTGCCGTCGGGGGTGTACATCGCAATGAACGGCCGCATCTTCGATCCGCAGCATGTGCGCAAGAACGTGGCGGCCAACCGCTTCGAATCGGTGTGA
- a CDS encoding DUF2069 domain-containing protein — protein MNTAPRTVLLLALMGLAALFAGWFINDRHWLATQLVFTAPPLALAIALRLGWRKAGFWAAVLALGWFSHGVMSAWSHRQTRWLALIEIGLALLVIFAASLPGLRARFGRRR, from the coding sequence ATGAACACCGCGCCGCGCACGGTTCTGCTGCTGGCCCTGATGGGGCTGGCGGCGCTGTTTGCCGGCTGGTTCATCAACGACCGCCACTGGCTGGCCACCCAGCTGGTGTTCACCGCGCCGCCGCTGGCATTGGCCATCGCGCTGCGCCTGGGCTGGCGCAAGGCCGGATTCTGGGCCGCGGTGCTGGCGCTGGGCTGGTTCAGCCACGGCGTGATGAGCGCCTGGAGCCACCGGCAGACGCGCTGGCTGGCCCTGATCGAGATCGGGCTGGCGCTGCTGGTGATCTTCGCGGCCAGCCTGCCCGGATTGCGGGCCCGATTCGGACGACGGCGCTGA
- the wrbA gene encoding NAD(P)H:quinone oxidoreductase: MGEILVLYYSRGGSVARLARQIARGIGEVPGMVARLRTVPPVAAVTQTAQPPVPDDGAPYVSVQDLVECQGLLLGSPTRFGNMAAPVKHFLDGLGAEWVNGTLAGKPAGVFTSTASMHGGQESTLLSMQVPLLHHGCLIVGIPFTEPALSHTTSGGTPYGASHVAGAADDPQPTGDEAVLARALGRRVADIAQRLAR, encoded by the coding sequence ATGGGCGAAATCCTGGTGCTGTACTACAGCCGCGGCGGTTCGGTGGCACGGCTGGCGCGCCAGATCGCGCGGGGCATCGGCGAAGTGCCGGGCATGGTCGCGCGCCTGCGCACGGTGCCGCCGGTGGCGGCCGTCACCCAGACCGCGCAGCCCCCGGTACCCGACGACGGCGCACCGTATGTCAGCGTGCAGGACCTGGTCGAGTGCCAGGGCCTGCTGCTGGGCAGCCCTACCCGCTTCGGCAACATGGCCGCACCGGTCAAGCACTTCCTGGATGGTCTGGGCGCCGAATGGGTCAATGGCACCCTGGCAGGCAAGCCGGCCGGGGTGTTCACGTCCACCGCATCGATGCACGGTGGCCAGGAATCCACCCTGCTGTCGATGCAGGTCCCGCTGCTGCACCACGGCTGCCTGATCGTCGGCATCCCGTTCACCGAACCGGCCCTGAGCCACACCACCAGCGGTGGCACGCCCTACGGCGCCAGCCATGTGGCCGGCGCCGCCGACGACCCGCAGCCGACCGGCGACGAAGCCGTGCTGGCCCGCGCCCTGGGCCGCCGCGTGGCCGACATCGCACAACGGCTGGCCCGATGA
- a CDS encoding YihY family inner membrane protein, translated as MEPLDTLNLWMERARDRARAASFGRFLWRRFLDDRLFQAAAALAYTTVFALVPLAIVVFGVLSAFPVFDRWSDQLSDYVFSNFVPNAARAAEGYLRQFSASAGQLTAAGFIALVISLLITLNSVEETFNQIWRVGSSRPRLTRFLVYWTVLTLGAMLAAASLAVSARVFAMPLFGTQEGRWLADLALRVAPILIEFVCIMLMFRVVPHHSVKWRHAIPGAILAAVILELVKWGIGAYLGSFQSYQKLYGTVAFVPILLLWIYLCWVAVLLGASLASSMAAFRYQPVELRLPQGYEFYGLLRLLGRFQHARAQGRSLADDEILRLEPMLTDSLLQDLACNLEAIGLLRRDERGEWMLARDLAQVSLADLYECTQLRIPVAEQHLPYRDDSLGQAALAALDELRLPLRDRLKRRVSDIFPASGDAP; from the coding sequence ATGGAACCTCTGGATACGCTCAACCTGTGGATGGAACGCGCGCGCGATCGCGCCCGTGCCGCCAGCTTCGGCCGCTTCCTGTGGCGGCGCTTCCTCGACGATCGGCTGTTCCAGGCCGCTGCGGCATTGGCCTACACCACCGTGTTCGCACTGGTGCCGCTGGCGATCGTTGTGTTCGGCGTGCTTTCGGCCTTCCCGGTGTTCGATCGCTGGAGCGACCAGCTCAGCGACTATGTCTTCTCCAACTTCGTGCCCAATGCCGCACGCGCCGCGGAGGGCTACCTGCGCCAGTTCTCGGCCAGCGCCGGGCAGCTCACGGCGGCCGGCTTCATCGCCCTGGTCATCTCGCTGCTGATCACCCTCAACAGTGTCGAAGAGACCTTCAACCAGATCTGGCGGGTCGGCAGCAGTCGACCGCGGCTGACCCGTTTCCTGGTCTACTGGACCGTGCTGACCCTGGGCGCGATGCTGGCCGCCGCGTCGCTGGCAGTGTCGGCCCGGGTGTTCGCCATGCCCCTGTTCGGCACCCAGGAAGGACGCTGGCTGGCCGACCTGGCGCTGCGGGTGGCCCCGATCCTGATCGAGTTCGTCTGCATCATGCTGATGTTCCGGGTGGTGCCGCACCACTCGGTGAAGTGGCGCCACGCCATTCCCGGCGCGATCCTGGCCGCGGTGATCCTGGAGCTGGTGAAGTGGGGCATCGGTGCCTACCTGGGCAGTTTCCAGTCGTACCAGAAGCTGTACGGCACGGTGGCCTTCGTGCCGATCCTGCTGCTGTGGATCTACCTGTGCTGGGTGGCGGTGCTGCTCGGCGCTTCGCTGGCCTCGTCGATGGCCGCCTTCCGCTACCAGCCGGTGGAACTGCGCCTGCCGCAGGGCTACGAGTTCTACGGCCTGCTGCGCCTGCTGGGGCGCTTCCAGCATGCCCGTGCTCAGGGCAGGAGCCTGGCCGACGATGAGATCCTGCGGCTGGAGCCGATGTTGACCGACTCCCTGCTGCAGGACCTGGCCTGCAACCTGGAGGCCATCGGCCTGTTGCGCCGGGACGAGCGCGGCGAATGGATGCTGGCCCGTGACCTGGCCCAGGTCAGTCTGGCCGACCTGTACGAATGCACGCAGCTGCGCATCCCGGTGGCCGAGCAACACCTGCCCTACCGCGACGACAGCCTCGGCCAGGCCGCGCTCGCCGCGCTGGACGAACTGCGCCTGCCGCTGCGTGATCGGCTCAAGCGTCGCGTCAGCGACATCTTCCCCGCTTCTGGAGACGCACCATGA
- a CDS encoding TlpA family protein disulfide reductase: MTRKTPSMLALSLALLFALAACKPAQEPTPASSQPPAQAPAPAAPAPVEETPAERVTAEFPALRMKAVDGSDYDLAAHRGKWVVVNFWATWCAPCRKEMPELSALHAMRSNIEVVGLAYEDIEAPEMQAFLVKHPVTYPIVIVDPFDPPADFATPRGLPLTHLIDPQGKLAHTFLGPVTAADIEQQIAAAR, from the coding sequence ATGACCCGCAAGACCCCGTCGATGCTGGCGCTTTCGCTGGCCCTGCTGTTCGCCCTGGCTGCCTGCAAGCCGGCGCAGGAGCCGACCCCGGCCAGCAGCCAGCCGCCCGCCCAGGCGCCGGCCCCGGCGGCCCCGGCGCCGGTGGAGGAAACCCCGGCCGAACGGGTCACGGCCGAGTTCCCGGCCCTCAGGATGAAGGCGGTCGACGGCAGCGACTACGATCTGGCCGCGCATCGCGGCAAGTGGGTGGTGGTGAATTTCTGGGCGACCTGGTGCGCGCCCTGCCGCAAGGAGATGCCGGAACTGTCGGCGCTGCACGCGATGCGCAGCAACATCGAGGTGGTCGGCCTGGCCTACGAGGACATCGAAGCGCCGGAGATGCAGGCGTTCCTGGTCAAGCACCCGGTGACCTATCCGATCGTGATCGTGGATCCGTTCGATCCGCCGGCCGATTTCGCCACCCCGCGCGGCCTGCCGTTGACCCACCTGATCGATCCGCAGGGCAAGCTGGCGCACACGTTCCTCGGCCCGGTCACCGCGGCCGACATCGAGCAGCAGATCGCTGCGGCCAGATAG
- the ppk2 gene encoding polyphosphate kinase 2 — protein MGKLKRKDYDELLQPLQLELTAMARWVQHSGQRLLVLFEGRDTAGKGGAIQAISQHLNPRQCRVVALPKPTDREATQWYFQRYASHLPAAGEIVLMDRSWYNRAGVERVMGYCSEAEYQQFLRQAPVFEQLLVDDGILLFKYWLCVDQAQQEKRFAERHVDPLKGWKLSPVDLKSRSKYSAYTEAREAMLRATHREAAPWTLVDFNDQRLGRLTLVRNLLDRLPDTRVDAPLPALPKLKGTLHREHYDVLKPIEDFPVDD, from the coding sequence ATGGGCAAGCTCAAGCGCAAGGACTACGACGAACTGCTGCAGCCGCTGCAGCTGGAACTGACCGCGATGGCGCGCTGGGTGCAACACAGCGGGCAGCGCCTGCTGGTGTTGTTCGAAGGACGCGACACGGCCGGCAAGGGCGGCGCGATCCAGGCCATCAGCCAGCACCTCAACCCGCGCCAATGCCGGGTCGTGGCCCTGCCCAAGCCGACCGACCGCGAGGCCACGCAATGGTACTTCCAGCGCTATGCCTCGCACCTGCCGGCGGCAGGCGAGATCGTGCTGATGGATCGCAGCTGGTACAACCGCGCGGGCGTCGAACGGGTGATGGGCTACTGCAGCGAAGCCGAATACCAGCAGTTCCTGCGCCAGGCGCCGGTATTCGAGCAGCTGCTGGTGGACGACGGCATCCTGCTGTTCAAGTACTGGTTGTGCGTCGACCAGGCGCAGCAGGAAAAGCGTTTCGCCGAACGCCACGTGGATCCGCTGAAGGGCTGGAAGCTCTCGCCGGTGGATCTGAAATCACGCAGCAAGTACAGCGCCTATACCGAAGCCCGCGAAGCGATGCTGCGTGCCACCCATCGCGAAGCCGCGCCCTGGACGCTGGTGGATTTCAATGACCAGCGGCTGGGCCGGCTGACCCTGGTGCGCAATCTGCTGGACCGGCTGCCCGATACCCGTGTCGATGCACCGTTGCCGGCGCTGCCGAAGCTGAAGGGCACGCTGCATCGCGAGCACTACGATGTGCTGAAGCCGATCGAGGACTTCCCGGTCGACGACTAG
- a CDS encoding O-linked N-acetylglucosamine transferase, SPINDLY family protein: MSAWQQRQHLQQAIARQPGDFVAWVMLADLELEAGDIAAGEQAARRALQLRPDHPEALARLGRVAWMAGAHADAAALLGRAATLAPEHPGIALWLGHALEDADDAEGASAAYRRAHGLLPDEPYIAAQRLAWQRRLCDWRDVDALSAQVRGALAAGQGMVEPFAFLSEDASAAEQLACAQARARVIAASVRALPAATLRRHGPLRIGFLSNGFGAHPTGLLTVALFEQLRSDPALQLHLFALTADDGSSIRQRLQRAARLHDVAGLRHADTAARIRSQGIDILFDLRGWGGGGTPEVLAMRPAPLQLNWLAYPGTSGAPWLDAVVADAFALPPALEAHYSERVLRLPRAFQPSDNTRVLQPAPTRAACGLPAQGVVFCCFNNSYKLNPRSMHRAFAVLQAVPGSVLWLLSGPGQADARLREAARAAAIDPARLVFMAKQPHPQYLARYALADLFLDTHPYNAHTTASDALWAGCPVLTCPGDTFAARVAGSLNHHLGLAQMNVADDAAFIATASALGNDPDALAALRARLARARHDAGVFDMAGFAVDLSALLQTLATEHGWQGVDIP; encoded by the coding sequence ATGTCGGCCTGGCAGCAGCGGCAACACCTGCAGCAGGCCATCGCGCGCCAGCCCGGCGATTTCGTCGCCTGGGTGATGCTGGCCGATCTGGAGCTGGAAGCCGGCGACATCGCCGCCGGCGAACAGGCGGCGCGACGCGCGCTGCAGTTGCGCCCGGACCATCCCGAAGCGCTGGCCCGGCTGGGTCGCGTGGCCTGGATGGCCGGCGCCCATGCCGATGCCGCAGCGCTGCTCGGGCGGGCGGCGACGCTGGCCCCGGAGCATCCGGGCATCGCCCTGTGGCTGGGCCACGCGCTGGAAGATGCCGACGACGCTGAAGGTGCTTCGGCGGCCTATCGGCGCGCGCATGGACTGCTGCCCGATGAACCCTACATCGCCGCGCAACGGCTGGCCTGGCAGCGCCGCCTGTGCGACTGGCGCGATGTGGACGCGCTGTCCGCGCAGGTGCGTGGCGCGCTCGCCGCCGGCCAGGGCATGGTGGAACCGTTCGCCTTTCTCAGCGAAGACGCCAGCGCGGCCGAACAGCTGGCCTGCGCGCAGGCGCGCGCGCGCGTCATCGCCGCCTCGGTGCGCGCGCTGCCTGCCGCCACGCTGCGCCGCCACGGGCCGCTGCGGATCGGCTTCCTCTCCAATGGATTCGGCGCGCATCCGACCGGACTGCTGACGGTCGCCCTGTTCGAGCAGCTGCGCAGCGACCCGGCACTGCAGCTGCACCTGTTCGCGCTCACCGCCGACGACGGCAGCAGCATCCGCCAGCGCCTGCAGCGCGCGGCCCGGCTGCACGACGTTGCCGGGCTGCGCCATGCCGACACCGCCGCACGCATCCGCAGCCAGGGCATCGACATCCTGTTCGATCTGCGCGGCTGGGGTGGCGGCGGTACGCCGGAAGTCCTGGCCATGCGCCCTGCCCCGCTGCAGCTGAACTGGCTGGCCTACCCGGGCACCTCCGGCGCGCCGTGGCTGGATGCGGTGGTCGCCGATGCGTTCGCACTGCCGCCGGCACTGGAAGCCCACTACAGCGAACGCGTGCTGCGCCTGCCGCGCGCGTTCCAGCCCTCGGACAACACCCGCGTGCTGCAGCCGGCCCCCACGCGCGCGGCCTGCGGCCTGCCCGCGCAGGGCGTGGTGTTCTGCTGCTTCAACAACAGCTACAAGCTCAACCCGCGCAGCATGCACCGCGCCTTCGCCGTGCTGCAGGCCGTGCCCGGCAGTGTGCTGTGGCTGCTGTCCGGTCCCGGCCAGGCTGACGCGCGCCTGCGTGAGGCCGCACGCGCGGCGGCCATCGATCCGGCGCGGCTGGTGTTCATGGCCAAGCAGCCGCACCCGCAGTACCTGGCCCGTTATGCGCTGGCCGACCTGTTCCTGGACACCCATCCGTACAACGCGCACACCACGGCATCGGATGCGCTGTGGGCCGGCTGCCCGGTGCTGACCTGCCCGGGCGACACGTTCGCTGCGCGCGTGGCCGGCAGCCTCAACCATCATCTGGGCCTGGCGCAGATGAATGTCGCCGACGATGCGGCCTTCATCGCCACCGCCAGCGCACTGGGCAATGACCCGGACGCGCTGGCCGCGCTGCGCGCCCGCCTGGCACGCGCACGCCACGACGCGGGCGTGTTCGACATGGCCGGCTTCGCGGTGGACCTGTCGGCGCTGTTGCAGACGTTGGCCACCGAGCACGGCTGGCAGGGCGTCGACATCCCCTGA
- the prfA gene encoding peptide chain release factor 1, which translates to MTPTLRRKLEALAERREELERLLAEPDVVANNTRFRDLSREFAQLEPVAAALADEARAKADLAAAESMRADPDLRELADEEIASAQARLLALEQELALLLVPRDPRDEGNLFLEVRAGTGGDEAAIFAGDLFRMYARYAERQGWKVEIESDSPGEHGGYKEVVARVVGRGAFSRLKFESGTHRVQRVPATESQGRIHTSAATVAIIPEADEVDEIVINPADLKVDTFRSSGAGGQHVNKTESAIRITHVPSGVVVECQTERSQHANRDKAMKRLKAQLLDAERQRQDAAQAESRRLQVGSGDRSQRIRTYNFPQGRITDHRVDGLTLYDLPNVLAGDLDPLLQRLSHEHQVDALAQLSAG; encoded by the coding sequence ATGACGCCGACCCTGCGCCGTAAGCTGGAAGCGCTGGCCGAGCGCCGCGAAGAACTGGAACGCCTGCTCGCTGAACCGGATGTCGTGGCCAACAACACGCGCTTCCGCGACCTGTCGCGCGAGTTCGCGCAGCTGGAACCGGTCGCGGCGGCACTCGCCGACGAAGCGCGCGCCAAGGCCGACCTGGCAGCGGCCGAAAGCATGCGCGCCGACCCGGACCTGCGCGAACTGGCCGATGAGGAGATCGCCAGCGCACAGGCCCGGCTGCTGGCGCTGGAGCAGGAACTGGCGTTGCTGCTGGTACCGCGCGATCCACGCGATGAAGGCAACCTGTTCCTGGAAGTACGCGCCGGCACCGGTGGCGATGAAGCGGCGATCTTCGCCGGCGACCTGTTCCGCATGTACGCCCGCTATGCCGAGCGCCAGGGCTGGAAGGTGGAGATCGAATCGGACAGCCCCGGCGAACATGGCGGCTACAAGGAAGTGGTGGCACGGGTGGTCGGCCGCGGCGCGTTCTCGCGCCTGAAGTTCGAATCGGGCACGCACCGCGTGCAACGCGTGCCGGCCACCGAATCGCAGGGCCGCATCCACACCTCCGCGGCCACCGTGGCGATCATTCCCGAAGCCGATGAAGTCGACGAGATCGTCATCAACCCGGCCGACCTGAAGGTGGATACCTTCCGTTCCTCGGGGGCCGGCGGCCAGCACGTGAACAAGACCGAATCGGCGATCCGCATCACCCACGTGCCGTCCGGCGTGGTGGTGGAATGCCAGACCGAACGCAGCCAGCACGCCAACCGCGACAAGGCGATGAAGCGCCTGAAGGCGCAGCTGCTCGATGCCGAACGCCAGCGCCAGGATGCAGCGCAGGCCGAGTCGCGCCGCCTGCAGGTCGGCAGTGGCGACCGCAGCCAGCGCATCCGCACCTACAACTTCCCGCAGGGCCGCATCACCGACCACCGCGTGGACGGCCTGACCCTGTACGACCTGCCCAACGTGCTGGCCGGGGACCTGGACCCGCTGCTGCAGCGCCTGAGCCACGAGCACCAGGTCGACGCCCTGGCCCAGCTCTCGGCAGGTTGA